CCACCACAGCGGCGATGTCCCCTGCCTTTACCTGGCGGATTTCCTCTCTCTTGTTGGCATGCATCTTGAGAAGCCGGCCCAGCCTTTCCTTCTTGCCGGTTGAAGCATTCAGCACTACCCCGCCTGTCTCAACGCTGCCTGAGTACACTCTCAGAAAACTCAGATGACCCACGTACGGATCATTCATGACTTTGAAAACCAAAGCCGAAAAGGGCTCCCTTTCATCAGACCTTCTGACCTGGATCTCCCCGCTAGGCCCTGTTCCTTCAACAGCAGGGACCTCCAATGGGGATGGCAGATAATCTACTATGGCGTCCAGCAAAGGCTGAACCCCCTTGTTCTTGAAGGCAGCTCCGCACAAGACGGGAATTACCTCCAGAGCCAAGGTAGCCCTTCTAATCACACCTCGCAGCCGCTCAGGCTCTATGAATTCCCCGGCCAGGTATTCCTCCATGAGCTCATCATCAGTCTCACAGAGGCTCTCTATGAGTTGTTCACGGTACTTCTGGGCAGCCTCACGGTGGTCATGAGGCACATCCACCACCTCGTAGCGAGCCCCCAGCTGGCTTCCATCCCAGATGATAGCCTTCATCTCCACCAGGTCGATTATGCCCAGAAACTCTTCCTCTGCTCCAAGGGGCAGTTGAACCGGAACCGCCTGCACCTGAAACCTGCGCTTTATGGAGTCCACCACCCAGAGGAAATTGGCCCCGGCCCTATCCATCTTGTTCACAAAGGCAATCCGAGGAATCCGGTATTTGTCCGCCTGACGCCAGACCGTCTCTGATTGGGGCTCCACGCCTCCCACGGCGCAAAAAACAGCAACTGCTCCGTCCAAGACCCTGAGGCTTCTTTCCACCTCTATGGTGAAGTCCACATGTCCTGGAGTGTCTATGATATTTATCCTGTGGCCGCGCCAGGAGCATGTGGTTGCCGCAGAGGTTATGGTTATTCCTCTTTCCTGCTCCTGCTCCATCCAGTCCATGACAGCGGTCCCCTCATGCACCTCACCCATCCTGTGGGAGACCCCTGTGTAATAAAGGATTCTCTCTGTGGTTGTGGTCTTGCCGGCATCTATATGAGCCATGATGCCTATATTTCTATGTTTTGTCAGATCCATGGCACCCATTTACCTTAAATGCATCGGAGACAACAATCAGCCACCAGCGCTCAGCCACAGCATATTC
The nucleotide sequence above comes from bacterium. Encoded proteins:
- the fusA gene encoding elongation factor G: MDLTKHRNIGIMAHIDAGKTTTTERILYYTGVSHRMGEVHEGTAVMDWMEQEQERGITITSAATTCSWRGHRINIIDTPGHVDFTIEVERSLRVLDGAVAVFCAVGGVEPQSETVWRQADKYRIPRIAFVNKMDRAGANFLWVVDSIKRRFQVQAVPVQLPLGAEEEFLGIIDLVEMKAIIWDGSQLGARYEVVDVPHDHREAAQKYREQLIESLCETDDELMEEYLAGEFIEPERLRGVIRRATLALEVIPVLCGAAFKNKGVQPLLDAIVDYLPSPLEVPAVEGTGPSGEIQVRRSDEREPFSALVFKVMNDPYVGHLSFLRVYSGSVETGGVVLNASTGKKERLGRLLKMHANKREEIRQVKAGDIAAVVGLKQVRTGQTICSLEHPILLESMEFPEPVISVALEPQSRQDQDRMGDALHRLAEEDPSFRVKQDDETGQTIISGMGELHLEIIVDRLSREFGVKAQVGAPEVAYRETLRRPAEAQGRFVRQSGGRGQYGHVVIRVEPLAAGEGFRFENCVVGGAIPREYIPAVEAGVREAMSKGVMAGYPVVDVAVTLLDGSYHEVDSSDLAFKIAGSLAFQEAARKAGVILLEPIMKVEVAAPEEYLGEVLGDLGGRRGEIQGMELRGGSRVVQARVPLSDMFGYATALRSLTQGRATFTMQFGEYRPVPQSLGEEIRARAARG